In Desulfonatronum thiosulfatophilum, one DNA window encodes the following:
- the cas5c gene encoding type I-C CRISPR-associated protein Cas5c — translation MAFGIKLRVWGDYACWTRPEIKVERVSYDVMTPSAARGILEAIHWKPAIRWVVDKIHVLKPIVFDNVRRNEVSSKIPKPNPVTAMRDKKPLYFLVDDGNNRQQRAATLLRHVDYVIEAHFVLTDQAGPEDNEGKHLDIFNRRARTGQSFHQPCLGCREFPASFELVEGKVPASFYVGQTRELGYMLLDIDFSKGMTPLFFKAEMKDGIIEPPPPWSAEVRA, via the coding sequence ATGGCATTCGGCATCAAGCTGCGGGTTTGGGGAGACTATGCTTGCTGGACCAGACCCGAAATCAAAGTCGAAAGAGTTTCTTACGACGTGATGACCCCATCCGCGGCCCGGGGCATCCTGGAGGCCATCCACTGGAAACCGGCCATCCGCTGGGTGGTGGACAAAATTCATGTGCTCAAACCCATCGTTTTCGACAACGTTCGCCGCAACGAGGTCAGTTCCAAGATTCCCAAACCCAATCCGGTCACGGCCATGCGAGACAAGAAACCGCTGTATTTCCTGGTGGACGACGGCAACAACCGCCAGCAACGCGCCGCAACGCTCTTGCGTCATGTGGACTACGTTATCGAAGCCCATTTCGTGCTCACGGACCAGGCCGGACCAGAAGACAACGAAGGCAAGCACCTGGATATTTTCAACCGTCGGGCCAGAACCGGACAGTCCTTCCACCAACCATGCCTGGGCTGCCGTGAGTTCCCAGCCTCTTTTGAGCTGGTCGAAGGCAAGGTGCCGGCGTCTTTCTATGTCGGTCAGACCAGGGAACTGGGCTACATGCTCCTGGACATCGACTTTTCAAAGGGCATGACGCCGCTGTTTTTCAAGGCCGAAATGAAGGACGGTATCATCGAGCCGCCTCCGCCCTGGTCAGCGGAGGTGCGGGCATGA
- the cas8c gene encoding type I-C CRISPR-associated protein Cas8c/Csd1, which yields MILQALHSYYERMITDPDSGMPPYGTSIENISFALVLDKEGKLRGVEDLRETDDKKRFPRKMAVPAAVTRTSGVKANFLWDKAAYVLGADKNEIKTNAPRFAAFKELLHEIGADVADPGFAAVRGFMESWEPDEAETIINAYTPWEEVAGANLVFRLEGVRGFIHDRPWLQNVWRTHCAKVDEAPKVQCLITGEQDVPLARVHTPIKGVIGGQTSGGYIVSFNASAFVSYGRDKADVGETSAFAYTTALNALLTRGSRQKVTIGDMTIVFWAERSSPAEDFLADLFDPAPVDKSPQSQIDHHTTIKIHDLLQAIRSGRRAVDIVPNLDESVSFYLLALAPNASRLSIRFWETSTVGGLLQKVGKHFQQMEIIRQFDSDPEFPPLWRLLRQTAPLGKSENISPVLAGGMAKAMLTGSLYPQSLLPTVLGRIRAEHQVTFFRAALIKAFLIRNKQWEVPVSFDPTRTDRPYLLGRLFAILEKAQEEAIPGTSATIKDRYLGSASANPGQIFHMLLKNAANHTAKLRKDPEKKGLAFSYDKMIQDIIESFDDFPATMSSEEQGLFMIGYYHQRKDLFTKKNKETQS from the coding sequence ATGATTCTGCAAGCATTGCATAGCTACTACGAAAGGATGATCACCGATCCCGACTCGGGCATGCCGCCCTACGGCACAAGCATCGAAAACATTTCCTTTGCCCTGGTCCTGGACAAGGAAGGTAAGCTCCGTGGCGTGGAGGATCTGCGAGAAACGGACGACAAAAAGCGCTTTCCCCGCAAAATGGCTGTTCCGGCAGCAGTGACCAGGACTTCGGGGGTTAAGGCGAACTTTCTCTGGGATAAGGCCGCTTATGTGTTGGGCGCGGACAAAAATGAAATTAAAACCAATGCCCCCCGGTTTGCCGCCTTCAAGGAACTGCTTCACGAGATTGGCGCTGACGTCGCCGATCCTGGTTTTGCTGCGGTCCGAGGCTTCATGGAAAGTTGGGAGCCGGACGAGGCTGAGACGATCATCAATGCCTATACCCCCTGGGAGGAAGTCGCCGGGGCCAATCTCGTCTTTCGGCTGGAAGGAGTGAGGGGATTTATTCACGACCGTCCTTGGTTGCAGAATGTATGGCGCACTCATTGCGCCAAGGTGGATGAAGCCCCCAAGGTCCAGTGTCTCATCACAGGCGAACAAGATGTCCCATTGGCCCGAGTGCATACGCCTATCAAAGGAGTCATAGGCGGGCAGACTTCCGGCGGGTACATCGTTTCCTTCAATGCTTCGGCGTTCGTCTCCTACGGGCGGGACAAAGCCGATGTGGGCGAAACATCTGCCTTTGCCTACACCACGGCCCTCAATGCCCTACTGACCAGAGGCAGCCGCCAGAAAGTCACCATCGGCGACATGACCATCGTGTTCTGGGCAGAACGCTCAAGTCCCGCGGAGGACTTTTTGGCGGACCTGTTTGACCCCGCGCCGGTGGACAAATCGCCCCAATCACAGATTGATCATCACACAACGATCAAGATTCACGATCTGCTCCAGGCCATCCGCTCTGGACGACGTGCCGTGGACATCGTGCCGAATCTGGATGAATCCGTAAGCTTTTACCTGCTGGCACTTGCACCCAATGCCTCCCGGCTGTCCATTCGTTTCTGGGAAACCAGCACCGTGGGCGGATTGTTGCAAAAGGTGGGCAAGCATTTCCAGCAAATGGAAATCATCCGGCAATTCGACTCCGATCCGGAATTTCCGCCACTGTGGCGACTGCTCCGTCAGACCGCCCCGCTGGGTAAGAGCGAAAACATCTCGCCTGTTCTGGCTGGAGGCATGGCCAAGGCTATGCTGACAGGCTCGTTGTATCCGCAAAGCCTGCTGCCCACCGTGCTTGGCCGCATCCGTGCCGAGCATCAGGTGACGTTTTTCAGAGCTGCTTTGATCAAGGCGTTTTTGATCCGCAACAAACAATGGGAGGTTCCCGTGTCATTCGATCCCACTCGAACTGATCGTCCGTATTTGCTGGGCAGACTGTTCGCCATACTGGAAAAAGCTCAGGAGGAGGCTATCCCCGGAACCAGTGCGACAATCAAGGACCGTTACCTCGGTTCGGCCTCGGCCAATCCCGGGCAGATATTTCACATGCTGCTCAAAAATGCGGCCAACCACACGGCCAAGCTGCGCAAGGATCCAGAGAAAAAAGGCTTGGCATTCAGTTATGATAAAATGATTCAGGACATCATCGAATCCTTTGATGATTTTCCGGCCACCATGTCCTCCGAGGAACAGGGGCTGTTCATGATCGGCTACTACCATCAGCGCAAGGACCTCTTCACCAAGAAAAACAAGGAGACACAGTCATGA
- a CDS encoding CRISPR-associated helicase/endonuclease Cas3, with protein MNYYAHSTPNPDKSDWQLLDDHLENVARLAAEFAAAFSASDWGRTAGLLHDSGKATAEFIARLEGRPLRVNHSIFGARLSAEQCGRLGLLLSYIVAGHHGGLPDGGMQEGQLHFRLKQERLPDYVEVLPVVACPADLKPPFTLSRDQVGFTLSFFTRMLFSCLTDADFLDTEAFCSPEKAGLRNVMVHSKIQAQAAQLPALQTDLNKHLDHLLRKADSTPVNILRRGILEDCRSVAASQPGFFSLTVPTGGGKTLSSLAFALDHAVPHGLRRIIYAIPFTSIIEQNAKVFSDILGRANVLEHHCNYRDKDAPEDREYDIRRGLVAENWDAPVVVTTNVQFFESLFSNKPSRCRKLHNIARSVIILDEAQAIPTEYLEPCLAALRELVDRYDCTVVLCTATQPALDDPKLRTALRDVREIIVQPDQLYEQLKRTHVRFVGKLSNAELATRLDEHEQVLCIASTKPQAKTVFEQLANRDGAFHLSTNMTPIHRRHVLAVIRGRLQDSLPCRVISTSLIEAGVDVDFPVVYRAMAGMDSIAQAAGRCNREGRLIEGGKVVVFEPEQPPKMPWLQRCASRAAETLRTMPDADPLGLEVMRRYFELLYDVQDLDGKQILKRLNAPIDKELILPFKKVARDFRFIDDEGTALIIPLRPAANNLGLKESEDAQLLIRELRHTEFPRSTLRKLQQYSVTVRSKDLTRLHTAGAVDMIHDQYPVLRNLAAYDRSVGLRVDGGDVWEPSSLIL; from the coding sequence TTTGGAGAATGTGGCCCGACTTGCAGCGGAATTCGCCGCGGCTTTCAGCGCTTCCGACTGGGGGCGGACCGCCGGTTTATTACACGACTCGGGCAAAGCGACAGCGGAGTTCATTGCACGACTGGAGGGGCGACCTCTCCGGGTCAACCATTCCATTTTCGGAGCACGCCTGAGCGCGGAGCAATGCGGGCGGCTCGGGCTTTTGCTGTCCTACATCGTAGCCGGTCACCACGGCGGCTTGCCGGATGGGGGAATGCAGGAAGGCCAGCTCCATTTTCGCCTGAAGCAGGAACGCCTTCCGGATTACGTCGAAGTCTTGCCCGTTGTCGCCTGTCCAGCCGACCTGAAGCCGCCGTTCACTTTATCCCGCGACCAGGTCGGTTTCACCTTGTCCTTCTTCACCCGCATGCTCTTTTCCTGCCTCACGGACGCGGATTTCCTGGACACGGAAGCCTTTTGCTCGCCGGAAAAGGCTGGGTTGCGCAATGTAATGGTGCACTCGAAGATTCAGGCTCAAGCCGCCCAGCTTCCGGCCTTGCAAACCGACCTGAACAAGCATCTGGATCACCTGCTGCGCAAGGCCGATTCCACTCCAGTGAACATCCTGCGTCGCGGCATCTTGGAGGATTGCCGTAGCGTGGCTGCGTCCCAACCGGGCTTTTTCTCCCTGACCGTGCCAACGGGTGGCGGGAAGACCTTGTCCTCTTTGGCCTTTGCCCTGGACCACGCAGTGCCCCATGGACTGCGCCGGATTATCTACGCCATCCCCTTCACGTCCATCATTGAGCAGAACGCCAAGGTGTTCAGCGACATTCTTGGACGGGCCAACGTGCTGGAGCATCATTGCAACTACCGGGACAAGGATGCCCCGGAAGACCGGGAATACGACATCCGGCGCGGCCTGGTCGCCGAGAATTGGGATGCTCCGGTGGTGGTCACCACCAACGTCCAGTTCTTCGAGTCCTTATTCAGCAACAAGCCTTCGCGCTGCCGCAAGCTGCACAACATCGCCCGGAGCGTGATCATCCTTGACGAGGCCCAAGCCATTCCCACCGAATACCTGGAACCCTGCCTGGCGGCGCTACGCGAACTGGTGGACCGTTACGATTGCACTGTGGTGCTGTGCACGGCCACCCAGCCAGCCTTGGACGATCCCAAACTGCGCACTGCCTTGCGCGACGTGCGGGAAATCATTGTCCAACCGGACCAACTCTATGAACAACTCAAGCGCACCCATGTCCGGTTCGTCGGCAAGCTGTCCAACGCGGAACTGGCCACGCGATTGGACGAACATGAGCAGGTGCTGTGCATCGCGAGCACCAAGCCCCAGGCCAAGACGGTCTTTGAACAACTGGCCAACAGGGATGGCGCGTTTCACCTCTCCACCAACATGACCCCGATCCACCGTCGGCATGTGCTGGCCGTGATCCGTGGGCGTCTTCAGGACAGTTTGCCTTGCAGGGTGATTTCCACGTCATTGATCGAGGCTGGCGTGGATGTCGATTTTCCCGTGGTCTACCGGGCCATGGCAGGGATGGACTCCATTGCCCAGGCCGCCGGAAGGTGCAACCGGGAAGGCAGGCTGATCGAAGGCGGTAAGGTCGTTGTTTTTGAACCTGAACAGCCACCTAAAATGCCGTGGCTGCAACGTTGCGCCTCCCGGGCCGCCGAGACCTTGCGCACCATGCCGGATGCCGATCCGCTTGGCCTGGAAGTCATGCGCAGGTACTTCGAGTTGCTCTACGATGTTCAGGATTTGGACGGCAAACAGATTCTAAAACGCCTGAACGCTCCCATCGACAAAGAGCTGATCCTCCCATTCAAGAAGGTGGCCCGGGATTTCCGTTTTATTGATGACGAAGGCACGGCACTGATCATTCCTTTGCGGCCCGCAGCAAACAATCTCGGTCTTAAAGAATCCGAGGATGCTCAACTGTTGATCCGGGAGTTGCGGCACACCGAGTTTCCTCGCTCCACTTTGCGCAAACTGCAACAGTATTCTGTGACCGTCCGTTCTAAAGATCTGACTCGGCTACACACGGCAGGTGCCGTAGATATGATCCATGACCAGTACCCTGTTCTGCGCAACTTGGCTGCCTACGATAGGAGCGTCGGTTTGCGTGTGGATGGGGGAGATGTTTGGGAGCCGTCGTCTCTGATCCTTTAA